The region AATGAACTTATCCTTACGTATGGCCACAGCTGCAAACATTGGGGAAATTGACAATTGTAGGACACGTCAGCTGATCGTCTCGGGTAATATGTGGCTCCTGCAAGTTCAGGCCCTCATTGTCGCGAGTGTTGCAGGCATTTTATCATTTGGTCTGGGCGCGAAAGAATCTCATGGAGATCAGCCAGATTTAACTATGCGTGGACCCGTACATTCTGGAAAGCCTATTTTAGACAAAACGGCTCGGCTCCGGGATGGATATTTCGAATTTGCTTTGGTCTTGGCTGTCTCACAACTTGCGGCATCGATGTCATCCGCCGTCCAAGGATCATTTATTTGCGCATTAGTTGTGTGGGCACGCAAGTCTGGTTTTGATCCTGATAATATGGTGATTCCTATTGCCGGGTCTTTGGGCGACTTGTGTACACTTACTCTATTAGGACTGATTGGAGCGGGTCTTTTGTACTTCGAGGGAACGGGCATCGCCACGCTTCTGTTTTTGGGGCTCATTACATTGTGTGTTGTCTTCATGCTCGCTACCTTACGAAATGTTTATGTACGGGAGCTTCTTGCGTGTGGATGGGCTCCATTGTTCGTTGCAACAGGATTGAGTTCCCTCGCAGGAGTGATTTTGGAAAAGAATGCTTCACAATACCCCGGATACCCGCTTCTTGCCCCTATTGTTGCTGGTATGCCGAGCATCGCCGCTGCTGTACATACGTCACGATTGACTTCATCGCTGCATGCCCATACATTCAGGGCAAATACACGACCTGCACATCCCTCCTATATGCCCCTTCAAGAGCAGGTCATCGAGGATTCTACGTCACCACCTCAAAGATTAGATCCAGCATCGCCTTTCCATCTTGTATGGTGGAAGCAATTTGGATCACAGCTGGTTGATTCCCTGCAACCTCAAATCGACGAATGGACTACGCCTATCACTATCATTTTAAACGTTGTTTTGATACAAGCCATATTCATGCTTATTTTACGAGGTATTGGATCCTTGCAATTTGGTGTGATGTTTTACATGTGCGTGATTGTTCTCGTCTCTATCTTGTCTGTTTTCGCACTGTTCTTCGCTCACACTCTGTGCCTCTTTTTGTGGTACTGGGACTATGATCCAGACACAACATGTATGCCATTCACTACGGCTATTGTTGATGTATGCGCCCAGCTTATCCTTTTGCTAGCATACAAAatggcgcagacgctcggAGATCGAATCATAGCTCTTTGAGTCCCTGTTCGACGGCCCAAGCGTCTACAGCCACATGCGGGTCATCTGGGTACCGAATAAAAAGACCTTGCAATTCTGCCATGCTCACCCCACCGCGTGCTGCACGCCGATCCAATGTACGATTAGATCCTGGATCATATCCAGATGCATCCAAGCCTaacgcatggcgccgacgtTTTGTGACCTCATCCACATATGTGACAAGAGTATCAGCCACGACCGAAAGCTCTTGTGCAGCTTCGCGAATTGCTTTCTGGTAGTAAGGTGCGCTCATGTCAGGCggctgcatcgcgcgtgTCATCTCTTCCGGATTGATACCGTTTGCACGGCGTATCGCATCAACGCGCATATCCACCAGGTCACTCTGGTAAAAATGGGTCAAAAGTTCACGAACCTGTTTGGCATCGGCATCGCCCAATTCGCAAATCATATCAACACGCCCCGGTCGAATAAGCGCCGGGTCGAGTCGCTCTAAATGATTCGTTGTCATAAAAATGATGCGTGACTCTCCTGACGCTACACCATCCAATGCGTTCAGCAAACCTGAAAATGTGACGTTAGGTTGGTATCCATCGGCGTGGCGCTCTGGCGAATGCGGCCCACGTCCCAAGAACGCTGCGTCAATGTCTTCAAGAAGCAGTATACTGCGCTCTGGAGCATTCGACATGAGATAATTGAGTTTGTCATCTGTCATGCCCCGCTCGGCCAGATTTAAAAGGCAAATATTAAAGTCTAGGCTACCAGCAAGTGCTGTAATAAAGGACGTCTTCCCTGAGCCCGGCGCACCATGCAAGAGATATCCGCGGCGGTATGGTATACCTCTTTTGGCATACCAAGTACCGCGAGAGAGAAATCGGTGAACATCGTTTACAATCTCTTCCTTCTTTCCCTCTGGTagcacgacgctgccgaGTTCACGTACACGACGAGGATGGCCGAAAGGGCGCCATTCAACCCCCCAGCTTGTGTAAATGATCGTTTTTCCATATGTTGAAGATAGCGCTAATTGCCTGGCTTCTAATAGCAATTGAGAGAATAAGTGCTCATACGATGATAAGGTGGTCAGCGTCACCGTCTCCCAGGGCGCTCCCGTCGATAGATCCACTAGTTTGCCGTTTCGCTCACGTTGAAGACGCATCCATACGCCTTTGTATCGGAACCAATGTGTTCCTGGTCCAGGCACGAGCGAAAAAGTAGCCTGCCCACGATCGCTGCCGCCAGGCACGCCTGGTGTAGTGGTCTCATCATATTGTGTATCCACAGCAAGCTCACGCGAAACAATTCGTACGGGTGACACAACTTCGCCTGTAGCTGCACGCAAGGGATTGTTGGTATTTTCATCCGAATAGACCCTAGGACGTGTTAGGCCTAGGAATTCAAGGATAGATTCTCTGGGCAGATGACCGTGATTTGCTTTGCGTCTCAACGCTTGGGCGGCAGCTTGTGCCCCCATCCAGTGCAAAAACCAAGGATGCGCACGGTCTTTGGATGGAATTTCAAGTGAGACGAGCATGCGACGTTGTGCAGCACTAGCACCCCAACGAAGCGCAGATCGACCGTAGGCCAGTGCGCCGCCCATCACCATTAGTCCGAAACCTGCTGAAAAGATGGGATTACCATGCAGAATGGATCCAAGAAAAGTATCCGGCACGTCCGGACTATGCGACGTGGGCTGCGCCTGTGACGCCAGAGAACTCAGAGCCATAGACATGAACTTGAGCCTACTCTCCGACGGTGGACAGGCGTGTTGGATATCAAGATCAACTATCACGTGCACTATGTGTTGTGATGCATATGATCTTCAGAGTCGTCGTGGGTACTGGTCGAAAGACGGTGCATGATTTGTGTCCATGTGTCCATTTCGAGAGGAGCGTGAAGATGTGATGATGATATATTGGCGTTGTGAGAGCGTGCATCTTCGAATGGATTTTCATCATAGTTTTGAAACGATAGACGACGCCGAGGAACCGCGACAGATAAAGGTGAGACCTGCACATCGCTTGCATTGCCTGAGTCGCCATCATCGCTGCTGACATATCCACTTGGTGAACGCGGTGAGGGCATGTGTAAAGCGTCACCATATAATGGAGACGAATCTGAAAGATTTGTCTCAACTCGGATATTGGGACGTTGTCGGTCATGCTGGTGAGCTTCAGAAATAGGCCGCTCAACAGTAATAGAGGGGAAACCACGAGACTGATCGCTTGAAAAGAGATGCATTACACTCTGACGCTCACGCTCCGCACGCACGGCAAGAaagcgacgacgaagatAAACACCACGAAGCAGTCCTCGGACACGCTCCAAGTTGATGCGCGAGTCAATTTTGTTCATAAGTTCTCGCCGCTCAATAAACTCCGACACTTCCATATTTACAGGAGAGCCACACATCTTGTAGTAGGCCAAGATAAAAAGCATGGTCGAAAAAGAAACGCCTTTTCCCTTGTCGGCCAAAATCGCTTCATAATACATCCGATTCAAGCGCTGacgtcgcatgcgcagctCTTGCACGTTGGCGGAGTCCAATGCTTCGCTGAGAGCATCCAAATCAATACCGCTGACAATTCGACTCGTCGATTGTACGTCTTCGGTCGATGATGCATCATGGAACGATATCATGCCGTCAGTCGCGTTCACCGGCTCGAGCATATCAGAATGAGCCAGATTGGGTGATCGGGGAGACTGGGGCGTCCGTGGAGATCGTGGAGATCGTGGAGACCTGGGAGACCTTGACGATCTTGGTGAGCGGCGACCTAAACGCAGAGAGGACGTAGATGCAGACTTCTTGTACATAGGCGAAGAAACACGTGAATGGTCTAGCAGTGATGAGACGCTTAAATCAGAAGGGTATAATCTGACTTCAAACATTCCAGTGAGACGCGACAAAAATGGTATAATGTGCTGCTGAGAAATGTATCCATGGCCCTGAGGATCGAATTGGCTCCAAATGTCCTTATAAATACGCATTTGGTCCCGAGACAAAGCGCTGCTGCCTTGAAGATGATACACGTACGAGAAGTTTTCAACCACTGTACCTGTGAACATGTTGAGGAAAATGAACATGGAAATAATGTTCCACGAAATAAACAAGAAATACGACCAGGCAATGCTGCCACAATCAGATTCCAAATAATTTTTCGACGGCGTGCACATGGGCGGCTGGACAGCATAATCATGCATGTACTGATTCCATCCTTCGCCCGTTGACGTCATCGATAAAAAAATGAGTGTCTGCCACAATGAGCTGAGATTCTTAGCGTGGGATTCGTTTATACCCCATTTCGTCAGACCAAACACTTCCACTAACATAATACCCCACACGAGAAACATGGTGAGCCACAATAGAAACAAGGCAATGATAGCAGGGACAGATCCCACTGCTGTCTTGAATAGTAGGTCCAGCGAATCGCTCCGTTGGATTAACTTGAGCGTAATGGCTGTGACAAACAACTTTTGCAGCtgtgcatgtgcgtgaGAGGCAGACGGCATCAAAACATGGGAAAGACTCGTGCCAATTACACCGCCCATAATAATCACGTCATACCAGTTCCAATAACTGCGTCGGAAGCTTGTGAAACCCAAACCAAGGAGACGTATAATGATGTCACATACAAATACAAATCCCAAGACCACATAGGCGATAGCGCGGCCTCGTTCCGTAGTCCATGTATCATGAGCGGACTGAGTCATAAGCAAAATAAGTACAATAAAATACAAGAGACCCATGAATCGGGACCACCAGCCACGCTTTCGTGTCGAAACTTGAAAGCACCAGCGAATAAATGGGTTTGAAGAGGGTATTCGAGGCCGCTTAGATGGACCCTGGCGCTGAAGTTGCCGCTTCATATCGAGCCATTGGCGTTGTTCAGTGGTCAAGTACGCAGCGCCAGAATATCGCTGGAAGTTTTCGATAATCACCGAGACGAAGAGTGTCAATACACTCACAGCCCCAATCAAGTTGTACACAAGGAAGAAAATGGCATTatgctgcgcagcatcaGCTCGGGGTTGCATGTCACGGCCCCTTATGCTCATGGCTCTTTGCATAACATCGATCCAGCCTTCTAGCGACACAATCTCAAAAAGGATCAGCAAAGCACTCTTAAAATCATCAAATGAGTACATGCTGCCTTCTGTTGGATTCGTCcatgcacgaggcgcaagATAAGACCAGTTGAGCGGCTGAGAACGGTATTCACCATGACAATCAAGTTTGGTCACAATGCTGTCACTAGTATCAGTGCATGAGTACATGAGTCCAGCAAATAAATTTTGACCCCAAACGGCATAAGGGATGATGTACAGTAAAGCGAGAATAGATGCATCCAGAATATAACCAGCCCCCGCAATCATCACGGCATGGAACGTATCACGCATTAGTGAGCTGACATTAATTAGGCGGAGCGCGCGGAAAGCCTTGAGTGCACGAGTAAAGTGCGACACGCCCCCTGGTACGATCAATTCACTAATGACGTTGATAAGTAGTGAAATGAGCACAAACAGATCTAGTAGGTTCCACATATTGTACAGGTATGCATTGGGCGTGAAAATGAAGCCATCCGCAATAGTCTTGATGAAAAACTCAAGCACGAAAATGAGTGAAAGACTGACTTCAATCACTGCGTACCAAGCATAAAAGACAGAACGGTGTTCAGCCATGTACTTTTTTCGGTACGCTGGCGTTGCGATTCCGGCCAGGACAACTGATCCAATAATCGCTCCAAATACTATCGCCTGGAAGATATGATTGCGGAATTTGGACATGGGTCGACCAAACACACGCTCACCATGAGATGTACGCGTGAGACTTTGGCAGAAGCGACGAATAGGGTTCCGGTTTGAGAAAATGAACCAAGACCGATCGTATGACGGATGTTCAGCCATGAGACGTGCCATACGAATGCGAGGATCTAGCTCATTACGCGTAACATAGTCTTTCAGGAATTCCTGGCCTTCTTCCTGGTTGACCAAACCTAGATCAGTACGCATAATCCTGACGTGTTCAGAACCCAACGCGCGTATATCCTGCTGGTTGTTGATCATATCCTCTAGTTCGTCCATAGTCTGTGATTGCTTGCCGCCACTAGATTGTCTCCGCAGGGCCtcgagtcgcgcgtgcTCATGTGGCTTATCGAGTCGTAGAACACGTCGCAATGTGCCGAATGCTAGACCAGCGTGATCTGGTGTGACAAGTTGCATGAACATGCTTCGTAATGGCCGCTCTTCCACATAGTTCGCCTTGCTCGTGTCTgcatgctgccgagcaTCATCGAGGACAGGCCCTTCCAAGCGATGCGATAAAGTGTTGTGCTCATGTGGTACACGGAATGGACTAAGCCGTTGCATTAAGCGAGCAACAAGCGACTCTTGCGGTGGCTCAGTCCGGCGAAGGTAATTTTCCATTTGCTTCTTGTACTTATCCCCCTCAGCCACTCGAAAGTTTTCATTGATAACAGCAACAAAAAGCTGAAGCAAAATCAGGTTTGCGAAGAGAAACCATCCCACGATAAACATACCAGCGATTACGCCTTGCTTGTATTGCCTGGTAGAACTGATCACATTGAACATTAAATCTTTCCAGCCCTCCGAAGAAAATATCTGGTATACACCTAGAAAACCGTTAAACAGTTGTTTCCAAGTAAAAGTGTCCGACTCAGTGCCATCATCACTTTGTTCGATGTCACCACGAAAAAGCTGTACACTCATAAGTGCGGCAAGAAAAATGGTCATGACCAGAAAAGCAATAGTGTTAAAGAGAGCCGACATAGAGCCGACCACACGCAGTAACAAACTCTTCATGCGAGGAATAGCTGCAATCACTCGATAAAAACGCAGCAATTGAAAAAAAGTGAGCCATGGATACCATGATGAATTATTCACGACGGGGATTTGGATGATAGTCGTGATAATAGCCAAAAACAGGTCCAGCACATTGCGTTTACCCTGGAAAAACTGACCTGGACCACCTTCCATAGATTCAAAAATGAATCGGACGAGGATTTCGAGGTCAAAAGGAATGACAAGATAACGCTCGACATCTTCGCGCCACTTCTTTTGGTCTTCAAATTCATAGGATGCCTTGCTACCTTGGACAGCCAATCCCACAATAATCAAAGAAAGCCAAATATACTGCGTGTATTTCCGAATCCTTTTATACCATGTAAACAGGCGATtacgtcgtcgtcgtggtTCTTGAGATGCTTCCTGGACCCCTTCCTGCTCTTGTCGAAAATCGCGAGCGGCAAATGCGCTTCGCTCGGTCTGCGCACTGAGTGAGGCGAATGAATGCGAAATGACGGCAACGAATAAATTAGCAAGCCAGAAATTGAGTAGAATGATACCGATGATGAAAAATATGATCGCGGTATAGTAATCGGCATCCACCATATCGTACATAGTATCCGACCAGCCATTTAGGGAAACAATGACGGCCACTTGCAAAAGCGAATGAAACACATCATCAAAGCTCTGTACATTGTTAAAAGGATTCATGTCTTGCTCCATACACACTTGCCCATATGGACAAATAAATCCATTAGGCTTTCTGGCGGGATCATAGGCACCATGGTCATTCAAGTGACTGATGGTCTTAGACCGGTCATTCGGGTCCACACTGCCACCGCATATCTGTGATAGTGTGTAATTCACGCCAGGACTATTGTTGTAGTCGCCAAGCCAGACGCAACGACGAAGATACGAGCCATGGAAACTCTGAATGCCGATCACGGCGAAAAGAACCATGGCAAACACGAGAAAGCAAAGTACACGCAACAAGAGCGGGGCTACACGCTTGAGCGATCGAAGAATCGTTTCTGTGCCTTCCCATAGTCCCAAGAGTCGAGCGCACCGTAGAACACTGAGGGCTCGAAACACAAATATGTGATGCTTCTCAGTCACTTCCACGCCAGAGATTTCCAAACCGACGGCGACCCAATAGCAAAGTATCGCCAATGCATCCACTCGATTCCAGCTCTGGCGTAAGTAAGCATGGTTGCACAATTGCTTCGGATCTGTTGTGATAGTGCGCGAGAGATGTAGACATATTGAAACGATATTGTAATACAACACATCCCACCAACGTTGATGGCCATTATTTAAATCGAGTCCATTTTCCACCTTGGAAATGAACATGTCGTCCAAAGGTGCCATGCCTTCAGCAGGATGGATAGAAGCAAGCTTGGCCTCCGCGCGTTCTCTTTCGACCTTGCTGTATGGATGTAAGAAGCGGTGTGCGCTCTGCAGCGCGTCAAGATACATATTGTAAAGCACGTCGTATGTGTTCGAATACTCGAGCTCCTCCTCAGGGCCACCTTCTCGCATGACGTTCTCATCCAAGGATGGAGGGTTGATTACGAGGCCAGAAACGATAATACGTGCAATCATTTCAATTGTATATGCAATGAATACCACAAGTAACAAAATTTCCTCGGCCCTTGAAAAAACATTCCTCGTGCGCGTTTCGAAGCGAATATCGCGACTAGATGAAACAATAAGTACAACAACGTTGATAAATATGAGAAGCAAAAGTAAAGGCTCGATCCACCAGGAAGACAGTATTTTGGCAAGATATACACGCCACGGATGCCTTGGCCCGAAAATCGTCAGTGATTTTCCACGAAGACACATGTGAACGGGCAGAGGTGACAGAGATGGCTCTTTGTCATCCGACATATTGGAAGGCTCTCGCATAGGAAGCCAATCATCGTTATTGTCCACACGCTCAcggcgtcgctcgcgacgtTTCCGAGCTTGATTTAATGTGATTTTTGATGATTCCTTTACCTTTTGTAGCATATCGACAAATTTCAGTGCTTTAGGCTTCTCCGAAGGCATATTTTCTTCATCGCCATTTGGTAGTTCATTCACAGGGGGAGACTCACCAAGCCCTTCAATAGGCAGGTATTCCCGCCATCGATTAGGACCTTCTGATATTCGAGCAGATTCACTGTTGATTTCACTGCGTGATAAGTGAAAGGTATCGAAGACATCTCCTAGACCGATGTCGAGTGACGACTTATCATCATCCAATGGCAAGGTGCTCGTACTGGCccaagctcgtgcgtcATTTCCAACAAAAGTATCTTGTCCCTCTGTATTATGGGAAGCGTTCTCAAAATAATCCCCATCTGGCGGGAAATGATACATGTTCAAAGAGTCTGTGCTGGTATTTGCCCAAGCTCGGGGTTGGGTCACATCGACACTTTCAGTGTGTGATAAACCTGATCCTGGTCTATCCGGCCCCACATGCCGATCGTCAGTCCCAAGGGAAATGCCCAGATCAGCTGGTCGCCCTGGGCTTATCGGGAAACCTGGCATTGTCGTTGGATGAGCCAAAAACTCCAACTACCACGCAGTGCTTTGACAAAAAGTATGCCTTGAGATGGTAGTGCGCCAAACCTGCCCATGCATACTATACGGCCAATCAAATTACAAAGCAGTGGAGGTGAAACTTGTGTAGCATACCACCTATGACATCCGGATCTTATGGCACCGCGGCGCCTGTTATATAATCGTCTTTCTCAGCGGCGCGATACTCGCTCATGAGTTCAGTCACTGTttcgcgcgcctcgtcaaACTCAGACAAATCACTAGAGAACATGGCTTCGCGCTTGTACATGTCCAAGAATGCATTTCGCTTGCGCAACCTGTCATATTGATCTGCTGTGCGCTTGAACATACTTGCAATACCAGTATGATTCGCCAACATAAGACCACTCACACGATGAGAGCTGGCCACATACGGGCTCCGTCGTGACAATGCCACTTGAATACTTGCTGGACCCCAGGGCACAAAACTAGCTAGGTGCCGTTCGCGAATGCGTAAAAGACTCTTATGCACGTCTCGAGGGTCCACATCGCCTTGGATAATATTCAGCACAGACATATAGCAGCTTGTCTTGCTTGCACCAGTGATGCTAACCATACGGTTTTTCGGCTGCAAAAGACGGCGCATGACATCAAGCACAGTCGTTTTCATGGTAGCCTTTCCACGATCCACATTATCTGAGGTGAAGGGCGTGTACGACGTCATGAGGAAATGGGCACGCGGAGAGGGTATGAGTGAGGCAAGAATACCACATAAATCATTGTTCATATACCCTGGGTACCGCAGCGTTGTGGTAGAGGTGCTCATTACTGTGCTCACGAGTTGATTCGTTTGGTGGTAACTCGGGTTTTGCAAGTGCAATCGGTCACTTGCAATGCGGCTTAGTGCAGCATTGTCCAGCACCACTACACTGTCCGCATTATTCACAAGGCGCTTAAGTGTGAGCACAGAATTGTATGGTTGAACCACCACATCGGATGTCTCTTCCGAGTTTGGAAAAACGCTGTATGTCTGAATCAGCTTTTTAGGAAATGCATCGTTTAGACGCTCCAGCAGGAATGATCCCATTCCGGAACCTGTTCCACCTGCTATAGAATGTAACAGGAAAAACCCCTGGTGTGAGAGTtcagcgcacgcacctcAAGACTTTCACTTCCGTCTGCTTCACGGTCGACCATTTCAATCAACTCATCTGCCGCTTTTTCACCAGCTGCATATCCTTGAGCCCAATTATTGCctgcaccaccaccagcTTCATTACGATATACATTCTCTGGGTTGTACAAGGACTTGTATGGTCCTGTCATGATATTGTTGATGACCTGCGCATTCGTAAACAGCCCACGTATCGTATACATACCCTTGGTTCCAAATCCACGAGGATCGCTCTCGGTATATAGTGCTCATCATCAGCCTGATAGAAGAATACATCTTTGCGATCACCAGCTTGACCCTCGGTCGCAAATTCTTCTAATGTACCATCCCTCGATATGCCATGCTCACGACATAGCTGTTCCCAAAACTGTGAGCCGATTTGATTTCCGCATTGTCCTGTTTGTATAGTAATAAGCTCACGCGGCATGCCTACTAGAAGCAATGGACAAGTTGCGTCGTAGTCAAGGCACTATCAAACGCGCACTGTCGCATCCATGGCAACAACGCGCTACGCGCTGCCCATGA is a window of Malassezia restricta chromosome III, complete sequence DNA encoding:
- a CDS encoding solute carrier family 41, coding for MPWRKAWGLTRETLPVMLCALAGLLLSGMELDHMTTWKTFSKVDKFLILVPIMLNLKGNLEMNLSLRMATAANIGEIDNCRTRQLIVSGNMWLLQVQALIVASVAGILSFGLGAKESHGDQPDLTMRGPVHSGKPILDKTARLRDGYFEFALVLAVSQLAASMSSAVQGSFICALVVWARKSGFDPDNMVIPIAGSLGDLCTLTLLGLIGAGLLYFEGTGIATLLFLGLITLCVVFMLATLRNVYVRELLACGWAPLFVATGLSSLAGVILEKNASQYPGYPLLAPIVAGMPSIAAAVHTSRLTSSLHAHTFRANTRPAHPSYMPLQEQVIEDSTSPPQRLDPASPFHLVWWKQFGSQLVDSLQPQIDEWTTPITIILNVVLIQAIFMLILRGIGSLQFGVMFYMCVIVLVSILSVFALFFAHTLCLFLWYWDYDPDTTCMPFTTAIVDVCAQLILLLAYKMAQTLGDRIIAL
- a CDS encoding mitochondrial chaperone BCS1, translating into MSMALSSLASQAQPTSHSPDVPDTFLGSILHGNPIFSAGFGLMVMGGALAYGRSALRWGASAAQRRMLVSLEIPSKDRAHPWFLHWMGAQAAAQALRRKANHGHLPRESILEFLGLTRPRVYSDENTNNPLRAATGEVVSPVRIVSRELAVDTQYDETTTPGVPGGSDRGQATFSLVPGPGTHWFRYKGVWMRLQRERNGKLVDLSTGAPWETVTLTTLSSYEHLFSQLLLEARQLALSSTYGKTIIYTSWGVEWRPFGHPRRVRELGSVVLPEGKKEEIVNDVHRFLSRGTWYAKRGIPYRRGYLLHGAPGSGKTSFITALAGSLDFNICLLNLAERGMTDDKLNYLMSNAPERSILLLEDIDAAFLGRGPHSPERHADGYQPNVTFSGLLNALDGVASGESRIIFMTTNHLERLDPALIRPGRVDMICELGDADAKQVRELLTHFYQSDLVDMRVDAIRRANGINPEEMTRAMQPPDMSAPYYQKAIREAAQELSVVADTLVTYVDEVTKRRRHALGLDASGYDPGSNRTLDRRAARGGVSMAELQGLFIRYPDDPHVAVDAWAVEQGLKEL
- a CDS encoding voltage-dependent calcium channel produces the protein MPGFPISPGRPADLGISLGTDDRHVGPDRPGSGLSHTESVDVTQPRAWANTSTDSLNMYHFPPDGDYFENASHNTEGQDTFVGNDARAWASTSTLPLDDDKSSLDIGLGDVFDTFHLSRSEINSESARISEGPNRWREYLPIEGLGESPPVNELPNGDEENMPSEKPKALKFVDMLQKVKESSKITLNQARKRRERRRERVDNNDDWLPMREPSNMSDDKEPSLSPLPVHMCLRGKSLTIFGPRHPWRVYLAKILSSWWIEPLLLLLIFINVVVLIVSSSRDIRFETRTRNVFSRAEEILLLVVFIAYTIEMIARIIVSGLVINPPSLDENVMREGGPEEELEYSNTYDVLYNMYLDALQSAHRFLHPYSKVERERAEAKLASIHPAEGMAPLDDMFISKVENGLDLNNGHQRWWDVLYYNIVSICLHLSRTITTDPKQLCNHAYLRQSWNRVDALAILCYWVAVGLEISGVEVTEKHHIFVFRALSVLRCARLLGLWEGTETILRSLKRVAPLLLRVLCFLVFAMVLFAVIGIQSFHGSYLRRCVWLGDYNNSPGVNYTLSQICGGSVDPNDRSKTISHLNDHGAYDPARKPNGFICPYGQVCMEQDMNPFNNVQSFDDVFHSLLQVAVIVSLNGWSDTMYDMVDADYYTAIIFFIIGIILLNFWLANLFVAVISHSFASLSAQTERSAFAARDFRQEQEGVQEASQEPRRRRNRLFTWYKRIRKYTQYIWLSLIIVGLAVQGSKASYEFEDQKKWREDVERYLVIPFDLEILVRFIFESMEGGPGQFFQGKRNVLDLFLAIITTIIQIPVVNNSSWYPWLTFFQLLRFYRVIAAIPRMKSLLLRVVGSMSALFNTIAFLVMTIFLAALMSVQLFRGDIEQSDDGTESDTFTWKQLFNGFLGVYQIFSSEGWKDLMFNVISSTRQYKQGVIAGMFIVGWFLFANLILLQLFVAVINENFRVAEGDKYKKQMENYLRRTEPPQESLVARLMQRLSPFRVPHEHNTLSHRLEGPVLDDARQHADTSKANYVEERPLRSMFMQLVTPDHAGLAFGTLRRVLRLDKPHEHARLEALRRQSSGGKQSQTMDELEDMINNQQDIRALGSEHVRIMRTDLGLVNQEEGQEFLKDYVTRNELDPRIRMARLMAEHPSYDRSWFIFSNRNPIRRFCQSLTRTSHGERVFGRPMSKFRNHIFQAIVFGAIIGSVVLAGIATPAYRKKYMAEHRSVFYAWYAVIEVSLSLIFVLEFFIKTIADGFIFTPNAYLYNMWNLLDLFVLISLLINVISELIVPGGVSHFTRALKAFRALRLINVSSLMRDTFHAVMIAGAGYILDASILALLYIIPYAVWGQNLFAGLMYSCTDTSDSIVTKLDCHGEYRSQPLNWSYLAPRAWTNPTEGSMYSFDDFKSALLILFEIVSLEGWIDVMQRAMSIRGRDMQPRADAAQHNAIFFLVYNLIGAVSVLTLFVSVIIENFQRYSGAAYLTTEQRQWLDMKRQLQRQGPSKRPRIPSSNPFIRWCFQVSTRKRGWWSRFMGLLYFIVLILLMTQSAHDTWTTERGRAIAYVVLGFVFVCDIIIRLLGLGFTSFRRSYWNWYDVIIMGGVIGTSLSHVLMPSASHAHAQLQKLFVTAITLKLIQRSDSLDLLFKTAVGSVPAIIALFLLWLTMFLVWGIMLVEVFGLTKWGINESHAKNLSSLWQTLIFLSMTSTGEGWNQYMHDYAVQPPMCTPSKNYLESDCGSIAWSYFLFISWNIISMFIFLNMFTGTVVENFSYVYHLQGSSALSRDQMRIYKDIWSQFDPQGHGYISQQHIIPFLSRLTGMFEVRLYPSDLSVSSLLDHSRVSSPMYKKSASTSSLRLGRRSPRSSRSPRSPRSPRSPRTPQSPRSPNLAHSDMLEPVNATDGMISFHDASSTEDVQSTSRIVSGIDLDALSEALDSANVQELRMRRQRLNRMYYEAILADKGKGVSFSTMLFILAYYKMCGSPVNMEVSEFIERRELMNKIDSRINLERVRGLLRGVYLRRRFLAVRAERERQSVMHLFSSDQSRGFPSITVERPISEAHQHDRQRPNIRVETNLSDSSPLYGDALHMPSPRSPSGYVSSDDGDSGNASDVQVSPLSVAVPRRRLSFQNYDENPFEDARSHNANISSSHLHAPLEMDTWTQIMHRLSTSTHDDSEDHMHHNT
- a CDS encoding tubulin gamma; protein product: MPRELITIQTGQCGNQIGSQFWEQLCREHGISRDGTLEEFATEGQAGDRKDVFFYQADDEHYIPRAILVDLEPRVINNIMTGPYKSLYNPENVYRNEAGGGAGNNWAQGYAAGEKAADELIEMVDREADGSESLEGFFLLHSIAGGTGSGMGSFLLERLNDAFPKKLIQTYSVFPNSEETSDVVVQPYNSVLTLKRLVNNADSVVVLDNAALSRIASDRLHLQNPSYHQTNQLVSTVMSTSTTTLRYPGYMNNDLCGILASLIPSPRAHFLMTSYTPFTSDNVDRGKATMKTTVLDVMRRLLQPKNRMVSITGASKTSCYMSVLNIIQGDVDPRDVHKSLLRIRERHLASFVPWGPASIQVALSRRSPYVASSHRVSGLMLANHTGIASMFKRTADQYDRLRKRNAFLDMYKREAMFSSDLSEFDEARETVTELMSEYRAAEKDDYITGAAVP